The DNA sequence CGCTGGCATAAGCTTCGGCAGCCTGTTGCTGGTACTCGCTGAAGTCAGTCATTGGAACGTCGACGCGAGCCGGGATTGAACCCTTGATCTGGTTGAAAGCGGCTTGGCCGTCAACCGAGGAAATGACGTCGAGCCAGGCCTTGGCGCCTTCAGGATCCGGCGCGCCGGCACATAGGGTGAACGAGTCAGCCAGGAAGTCAAACACGCCATCGGTGCCAGGCGAGGCCGCCCAAACCCAATCGGTGCCCATGGCAACGTCCTTTTCCATAAACAGAGCGGGCACCCAGTCGCCCATGATGTTGAAGGCGGCGCCGCCGTCGAGCAGCATCTGAGTGGCCGGCTCCCAGTCGATCGAGTCACGGTCGGCATTGGTATATGACATCAGCTTTTCGAAGGTGGCCAGTGCTTTTGCTACCTCGGGTCCGGCTGGGTCGGTGCTGCCGTCCCAGAGCCCGTTGTAGGCGTCTGGGCCGAGCTCGGCGATCAGCACGCATTCCAGTAGGTGCACCTGGGTCCAGGTGGTGCCCACTGACAGCGGCGTGATGTCTGGAGTGGCGGCCTTGATCTTGTCGAGATCCTTGATGAAATCGTCAATAGAGGCGTAGGTGATTTGGGTCGGGTCGATCCCGGCTCCCTCAAGGACCGGCACGGAAGCCCACAGAATGTTGGCGCGGTGCACATTTGACGGGATCGAGTACTTGTTGCCGTCCTTTGTCACCAGGTCGAGCAGATCGGCCGGGAAGGCCTCGGTTAGGCCAAACTCTTCGTAGAGGTTGGAAACGTCTTGAACCTGGCCGGCTTCGATATAGTCCATCATCTCGGCGCCAGCGTGGGCCTGGAACGAATCCGGTGGTTGGTTGTTGGCCAGGCGGGTTTGGAGCTTGTCCTTGCCCGAACCGCCGCCACCTGTGACACCACCGTTGACGAACTTGACATCCGGGTATTTGTCGGCCAGAACCTTGACCAAGGCGTCCAGGCCTTGGGCCTCTGAACCAGTGGTCCACCAGGTGAAGACCTCAACTTGGTTGGCGCCGGACTTGCCGCCGCCACCGCTGCCTTTGTCGTCGCCGTTTGAGCCGCAACCGGCCAAGGCCAGGCCGGCGGCCGCAAGGACCGCAATTACTGAAATGCTCCGTCGCATTATCCCTCCGCATTGTCTAGTCATAATGACTGATTTGGCTTGATTCGATTGTGCTGGCGGCGCGTGGGGAGTGGCGTGATTGCCATCACCCGTTGGGCACACCGCTCAGATGTGTCATCACAACCATCACAGCCGGGTCGCTATGGTGCAAGGGATAAAGCCAATGTGTAACTAAACCGTTATCTTGGTTTTGGCCGCGTAACCGATTCTCTTGGCGCCAAAGGGTGTCGCAAATAGGGTGGTGACGTGGGGAAACATTGGCGCCGTGGCTGGCCATGAACCAACCCTCCTGGGTCAAATACTTGTTCCCAAGCTTTCAAGAAGTGAAGCCAATGGGGTCGCCGCCAGGAGGGCCTCACGGGCCAAAACGACCGCCCCGTACATCTCGCTGCGTGAGCCGTGATGCGAGGCTTCGATTTTGACCGCCCTCCAAGTAGCCGGCACGGCCCGGCGTTGGACCTCGTCACGCACCTGGTTGAGTAGCCGGTCGCCGGCCTGTGTCACCGGACCGCCCAAGACCACATGATCCGGCGAAAGCAGGTTGCACAGATTCGACACAGCGGTGCCAACACAGCGGCCAACTTCCTCGATCAGGCGGACCGAGGCGGTGTGGC is a window from the Micrococcales bacterium genome containing:
- a CDS encoding ABC transporter substrate-binding protein, which produces MRRSISVIAVLAAAGLALAGCGSNGDDKGSGGGGKSGANQVEVFTWWTTGSEAQGLDALVKVLADKYPDVKFVNGGVTGGGGSGKDKLQTRLANNQPPDSFQAHAGAEMMDYIEAGQVQDVSNLYEEFGLTEAFPADLLDLVTKDGNKYSIPSNVHRANILWASVPVLEGAGIDPTQITYASIDDFIKDLDKIKAATPDITPLSVGTTWTQVHLLECVLIAELGPDAYNGLWDGSTDPAGPEVAKALATFEKLMSYTNADRDSIDWEPATQMLLDGGAAFNIMGDWVPALFMEKDVAMGTDWVWAASPGTDGVFDFLADSFTLCAGAPDPEGAKAWLDVISSVDGQAAFNQIKGSIPARVDVPMTDFSEYQQQAAEAYASDKIVGSLQHGAAATIAQGASVGEAVTAFTSGATDLKQFQDDFAKAING